The sequence ATGGTTATGCTCGTAACTTTTTGCTTCCCCAAAAGAAAGCATTGCGTGCTTCCAAGGCAAACCTAGACTTGTTCCAAAACCAAAAGACTCATCTTGAAGCTGAAAACTTAAAGCGTCGAGATGAAGCTGAAGCCGTTGCTAAGAAAATGGACAATGTCAGCATCACCATGATTCGCCAAGCATCCGAAACAGGTCACCTTTATGGGTCCGTTCGGAATGCCGATATTGCTGATATGCTTAAGGTCAATGGATACGGTATTGCGCGTGGACAAGTTCACCTTGACACACCGATTAAGAATCTTGGTATCCACAAAGCTCGCGTGGTTCTTCACCCAGAAGTTTCCATCTATGTGAGCATTGTTGTGTCGCGTTCTGAAGAAGAAGCAGCTGTTGAAATTAAAAAAGCCAAAATATCCAACAGCAATTCAACTGAAGAAGCTGTTGCCGCAGAAGCGTAAACGTCAAGTTTATGTCTAAGCTTAAAAAGGGGAGATGGATATCTCCTCTTTTTTTCTACCCCCTAGTAGATCTATTTACTGCACAGAAAAAACGACCTTCGGCGTCGACGGGCACCTTAAAGCACCCGCCCAATCCGAAGATCTTAGGAAAAATATCAAGAATGATAACCTGTCAGTTAATCAGAAACATCAGATCTAACCAAAGGCCCTTTCTAAAGACTTCAGCATTTCTTCAATTGTCGAGATTCCCCGCAAATTAGAGGTGTAACGTTGTTGGTCGACAATTAAATCCGTAAAGACTTCGGCCGTATCAATGGTCGATTCTTCAAGATTAGCAGACAGGATTCCCCCAGCCCTTCCTTCATTCGCAAAACTTAACTGAGCAGGCCCTGAATCAGGGCTAATGAGAAAGCTACCGCCAGTTTTTTCAGAAAGTTTAGTTGCATCGGGAAATGTCGCCAACGGAATACGGGCATAACGCTGTGTAAAACCATTATCATAGGTTGCCCACATATACCCCTCTTTATCAATGGTTGTTTGCTGATACTTACCTGCCCCTCTTCCATCCACAATGGGTGGCGGAAAATCATAGCTTTTATTATCCCCAACGGCACGCATTCCCGTGGTGCTACCAATAGCACCAAAATTCATTGCTATTGTTGAGTTCGCCGCACCACTCGTCCAGGTAAGGGCTAAAGCGGGCGCCGGGCCTGCTGCTCCATTGATCAACGCTGGATTACCATTCGTATCAAATTCTATTAACATTCCTGTGGATGGCGCGACCGTACTATAAGGAGCACCAATGGTTGTTGCATCAGGTGAGGTAACGGTTACGTTCCATTCTCGTGGATTTGCTGTTTTTGTAAAATTGATATTGACGTTATGCTGAATTCCCAAAGAGTCATAGAGACTCATTGTCATTTGTTTGGCATCATTGAGGACAGCCGTCGCACTGAGAACACCTTTAATATCGGCCGACGTGGATGCAACAGGATTACCCGATAAACCCGCACTAGACGCCGTTTGCAAGCTATTGATATCAGAGGTATTCGGTGCAATTGGCGTGCCATCCGGATTGACATAGAAAACTTTTAAAAATTCTCCCACGTGATTGCAGAAATCCCCGTTGTCATCTTCTGCAAAAGTCCCTACACGGCTAAAAGCTGTTTGGCCGGGGTTAGCATCATCAGCTTTATTATTAACAATAAAAAAACCTTGGCCATCCAATGCCATATGGGTAGGGACATTCGAGGCAACGGGAGATCCAACTGTTGTGATAAAGTGTTGATTCGTTGCCGATATACCAGCTGGAACAAAAGTATCCAAGGATTTACCGGTATTGACCACTGATAGAAAGGCTGCTCGTGATTTAGCTGCATAAGCCCCCGCTGACGCAAGATTTTGTGAGTGACAATTTACCCGTTGTGAGACCCCTTTTAATCCAGATACGCACGCATTCATCCCTGAATTTAAACCTGCCATTTTATTCTCCTTAACCTATATACTCTGGAATTGAGTTTGCAAAACTTGACGCGTCACTTTGGAACTGTCCTTTTAAAATATTAGTTAACTCTTCATATTGCCTAATCTGTTCCTGCATATTCTTTCTTAAGCCTACAAACTCTTCTGATACCGGTTTACGAACACTGATCAAATCATCGACCTCGACACCAATATCATCTTTTACTAACAAGAGGAATTCTCCGTTCTCCTCTTGATAGGATATTTGACGAACCCTTCCTTTCAGAATCGTGGGGATTTCCATATTTTTTTCTCTGATATTATGGGCTCTAACCAAGGTGTAATAAATCCCCGGTGCAACTTTTGTTTCAGCATTAGCATCGCTGGTGCCATCCCAGGTTTTCGTTTGTTTGCCCGGCTCAATACTTAAGGGGATCGTCTTAACCTGTTTTTGATTAGCGTCCAAAATCACCAATTCAGCTTCTTTAACCTCGGCTGGCATCATTAATTGGATTTCTTCGGCATCCCCTTCAAACCTCACAACATTGCCTTCGTAAACGATATCCTTATTAAGGTAAGATTTTGCGGTCGCCATTTGCTCTTTCATCCGCATATCATTGCCTTGTTTAAGCAATTTGTTTGTTTGTGCTTGTTCGGCGGCAGAGAAAAATGACATAACGCTTTGAGTCATTTCATGGGTGCTCATGGGATTATCAGGATTTTGATTTTTAACCTGAGCCAAGAACATTTTCATGAAAACGTTATATTGCTCGTCCCGACTCTTATCAAGCATTTTAGTTAAGACACTCCGATCCTTTGTCACTTCTTTGGCGGCTGTCTTGCTCTTCAGTTCTGCTTCCGTCCTACCCATTCCACTGGGTATTAGCGGTACATTTGCTGCTGTAACCATAATTAACTCCTACACTGAAATATCCACAGATGAGCTTGCTAATGACGGCCTGCGCGGGACCGCGGAAACCATTTCAATCTCGCTATCTTGACTAACTTTAATGGGGGGAACTTTAACATTTGACTCAAACGTCTCGTGTTGCTGCTGCTGCTGTGACATAGAAAAGTTCATCCCTTGAGAATCTGCCTGCAATCCGGCATCTTTAAATAAATTTTGGAAATCCTGACTGTGACGATTTAAAACTTCGAGGGTTTCGCGATTTTCTGCTTTAAATAAGGCCGAAACCACCCCCTCCCGGGAAATATCAAGCTTGATTTCAACCTTCCCCAATTCATTGGGCTTAAGCTGGATATTTAAATGAGTCTCCCCTTTCCTTAAACTTTGCCGGAGTTGATCCTTAATTTGATTAAGAGCGGCCAATTTATCAAGTGTCGTTAAAGTCGCAGCCTTCTGTACACTACCCCCTCGTCGTCCCTGTGCTCCCCCCTCAACGGATTGTCCAGCCATAACTGTATTTGGTGACTTGCCTTTGAAAGAACTAGTCGCAGTTTCAGAGTCTTGAGACAAGGGTGCCGCCACAGCCATAACCTGCGTCACTGGCTGGGCTGTATTTGACCTCGAAGCTGATGTGGGATGATCATCACCGCTCGTTTTTTCAAGATTCATATTAAGTACCTTTGTTTCTTTATCAGCTTCGGTTTGGATGCTACTATCGACCATTAATTGGTTGGTCATGACTTCCTCATAGAAAGAAGACATCGATCCCTGATCCAGGCGCGATGGACTGTTAAATTCACTCAGCTGCGACATAACTTCTGAGGAAAGAGGCAAATTTTGCTCTAAGCGGGAGGAGGCCGATAATTTTTCAATAGTCACGCGTCCATCCTTAATCCAATTCTGAATCTCTAGATCTTGGGTGGTCAGAAAAACAGATCGTTCTGAGGTACTTTTTACCAGCTGATTCTCTTGTGTCGAAGAAGTTGACGTTAACGGCAGGCCTTGATATTGCTGGTCATTCAGTAATTCTTGAGAATCTGGAGCCGTTGTTTTGAGATCTGACTTATCGCTTGAATCATTAGATAAACTATTGTCCCTAACCTCTGCTGACGTCGACTTTTTTTCGAATTTTAAAGATCTGTTCACATCAGCAGTCTCAAAATCCTTGGTTTTTACAGGATTTTTTAGCTGAGCTTGCATCTGGCTTCGTTCCTCAAATTGATTAGCAGCCTTCATCGATATATTGTTTAATAGATTATGAAAAGAAGCTTTTGTATCCTTTAAAGTAGCCGTTTTGATGGATTCCATCAGCTCGTTTGTCTGCGGTTTTATTTGTTTTGATGCTGTTGCTTTCACAGACGATGTTTCAGAAATCGCCATGATTTACCTCTCCTTGAACTGTTTCATCGAAGAGGTAGCAAGAACGATGCCAACCCACAGATTAGTTGGCTTTAATCAGCGACGACTAAGTCCATCTATAAGAATTGCCCAGGAACAATATCTGCAGCGTGGACTTATAGGAAAAAAATGGTGGTATATTTTACCGGGTGACTCTGCCTTTATACGGGGAAGTTTAAAGGGGGGGAAGTTATGTTATTGCGTCAAATTTTATGCCTTATCAGTCAGGGCGATAGGCGAGCCACAAATTAAGCAAGGTGTGTTGTGGTTAGGGAGACAGAAAAGACAACCTCCGCCTCTTATTACTTATAAGGCGGAGTTTAAAAGGGGTTATTCAACCCCATAGGTCATGGTAACAACAATCTTGACCACCTTTTCAATAGAAGAGGTATCATAGGTCCCATAGTCAGAAATATCGCTACTATTCGGGGCCGTTACTTGGAAAACACCCTGACGTGCATTCAGCAGCCGACTGATTTGGTTCCCACTATTAAGGGCAAATTGATCAGCGCGTTCGCGAGCACTTTTACTTGCTTCCGCCAAAAGAGATACCTTTAATTGATCAAGTTTAGCACTGGGGTAATAAAACCTGACATACCCTGAAGTAACATCAAATCCCTGCAGATTTAGTTCATTCATTTTAGACGGCAAGGATGCTAATTTCTGGACATCATCTGATGCAATTTCAATATTTTGGGAGACATTATAACGCTCGATTTCATTAAGCTCATAGTGGCCGTCAGGACTTTTTTTACGGACCTCAAAGCGATTAATAGATCCCAATTTTATTTGCTTGGGGTCATACCCTTCTGCTTTAAACAGCTCTAATGTCCTGGCTTTAACTTGATCTAACTGCTTATAGGCCTCGATCAAGTCAACATTCGACGCATTAATGCCGCCTTCCCACACTGCATTTTCAGAAGTAATACGCTTTTCTGCATAGCCTTTTACTTGGATAGAATTCTGAGATTCTTTGACTTTGACATACGTCTTTGCAACAATAGCCGTACAAGCAATTGTGGCGACTCCTAAGGCGACCCCTAATCCTAATTGAGATAAAATCCCTGAGAAATTTTTATTTTCTGCCATATCTTAATCCTTATACTTTTTGCCAATAATATTGAGGGCAACACAGATTTTAAAAAATTTAATACTCTGTTTATAGGTTTGACTATAACTATTAAAGCTTATTTATACTTTAAAATATACATTTTCCCGGCGAGAAAAATTTGCTTCAACTCTCTGAAGAGACTGTGAGGCAGCCCTCTCCAACCTTATCAATCCCTCCCAAAAGAGCGAGGGATTATAATTTTATTTATTAGCATCTACCTTAAAAAAGCTTCTTAATGACCATCATATTGGGCTGTTAATTCAGCCACACGGTCGTCTTCAATCTTCTCAAACAAACGGACGGGGTCAGCCAATAGATGACCAGCTTTATACGCTGTAAATTCTAGACCCGCAGCAAAAGCTGTTGATCCCTCTGACTCCGTTAGAGGATCATTGAGCAATGCCAGGATTTTAAGAGATACGGTGGGCATAAGTGAATGTCCTAAAATTGCAAATAACCTGAGTAAATAAATACAGTGGCTTAAGCAAACACCCGCTTGAAGTAGATCTGTCTTAGCAGTTTTCCACGGTTCATTAACTGTAATATATTCATTTGCCAATACCCAAAGGCCGCGCAATTGAGCACACGCCTGACGAAATTTCATATCAGACAAAGACTTCTGATAGTCGGCGACCATGGTTGACACTTTGGTAAGCAAGCCCTGATCAAGAGATGACTGATCCAGGACAACCGGCAATCGTCCCTCAAAATATTTATGAATTAAGGAAAAGCTACGGTTAGCAAAGTTACCTAAAATATCGGCTAAGTCTTTATTGATAATGGCGGCAAAATGCGCAAAGGTGAAATCCGCATCATCGCTTTCAGGACAGTTGGCCATTAAGTAATAACGCCAGTAATCAGCCGGATATAGCTCCAAGGCAACATCTGTGAAAACACCCCGCTTTTGACTCGTGGAAAATTTACCTTTATCATAAGTTAGCCAGTTAACACCTTTAATATAGTCAACCTGTTTCCATGGCTGCCCAGTTGCCATCAGCATAGCCGGCCAAAAAATGCTATGGAATGGCACATTATCTTTTGCCATGAATTGAACATAATGAACCGCCTCTAAGTCCTGCCACCAGGCCTTCCAAGCATCCGGTTGACCAATTGAGGCTGCCCAATCTTGCGTAATACTGATATACCCATTCGGGGCATCAAACCAAACATAAAAGACCTTATTATCATATCCATCCAAAGGCACAGGCACACCCCATTTCAAATCCCGGGTGATACACCGGGGTTGCAGGCCTTCTTTTAACCATTTCTTCGCAATCCCTTTTACCCCATCGGGCCATTCAGGACGCGTGGCAACCCATGCTTCAAGGGGCTCTGTCAGCTTATCCAATAATAAAAAAATATGCTTCGTTGATTGCAGTTCAATATCTTTACTGCCTGAAATAGCTGAATAAGGATCCTTAAGATCGGTGGGCTCTAATAACCGACCACACCCATCACACTGATCACCGCGTGCTTTTGTATAGCCACAGGATGGACAGGTTCCTTCCACATAACGATCTGGCAAAAATCGATGATCAGCGTGCGAATAATATTGTAAGATCTCGCGTTCCTCAATATAATTATTATCCCGCATCTGTAAAAATAACTCTTGCGTCAGTTTATGATTCGCGGGCATGGAGGATCGACCAAAATAATCAAATGATATTCCGAACCGTTCATAAATATCCTTTTGAATGGTGTACATATCTTCACAATAAGCCGCCACATCTTTACCCGCTGCCTCCGCGGCAATTTCAGCCGGTGTTCCATGTTCATCTGTACCGCAAATATAAAGGACCTCTTCCCCCTGCTGTCGTAAATAGCGCGCATACACATCGCCTGGCAACATAGACCCCACTAAATTACCTAAGTGTTTTACGCCGTTGATATAAGGAAGAGCACTGGTTATCAAATGTTTTTTGGTCATCGTTATTGATCTAATCCGTCATTACTTTGGATCAAAAATACCTCGGAACATAAGTGTGGAGCAACAATAATATCAACTTAAAAGAGGAAGCCGCTTGACAGGCTAAGCATTCACCCTATCTTTATGGACACAGCATAAAGGGTGGGAACTGCTCATGATAAAAAAATATATTTTCTTAGGGTTAGGTTGTCTGATACTCGCAGGCTGTGAACCAGATCGATATCAACGGAATGTTTATTACGAGCGACCGATCAGAGATGTGGTGGTTGTCCCTCAGACATCCTATGATGTTAGCAGAGCTTATCCCTATCGTTACCATCAACCTTATCATCACCACCATAATAGGGTGATCGTTCGATATTAGGATTAAAAAGTTAATGAATTGCTCTTAACCTTTAGGGAGTATCCTAAAATGAAAGTTTTGACCTATAAATTATTTTTAACAGTTCTAGGCTTCAATATTATGCCCTCCCCTAGCCAAGCCGCCAATCTGTATATATATAATCAAAATCCTAATATTCATGATGATTCCGAAGTTTTTGTACAAATTTCGCAAGAAGGGGAAACTACTTCTACTAGCATTTCTAGAAAGATTAAAAATTCGAATCCTCAAACGCCTATTCCATTTGGAAAAGAAAGTAGTATCGACTTTCTAAGTGTTGGAGTTATGGAAGGAGAAAATCAACTAATAGAATTTTGCAATGATCAAAATAATGAGACGCTGGATGAGAAAGAGATCAAACAGCCCTTAGCGGAAATACATGTAATCATCCATCCAGATGATGCCCATTCAAAATGTACCGTTCGTGTTGAGAAGCTATCACCGACACTGAGAGGTTCTGGATTATATTGAGAAACTGCTGTTTACTCTAAAACAAATAAGGGCTTAAGCTCAAAAAGATTACATCTATTTGATACGCCTGAATCCTACCTAATATAATTAACTTTATAGGAGTTATCCTTGAGGGGTTTTGGCGCCCAGAGGGGATGGAAACGCCATCAGGGAACGCAAGAAACGATCAACCTACTTCTATAAAGACTAAAGCTTGCTTTGGATCAATGAAATAGTCTCGGGGATGCCATAAAGCTCAATAAATGAGCCCATGCGCGGTCCTTCGGATTGGCCCAACAAGACTTCATACAAGCAAGAGAACCAAGCCTTTAGTTCACTGAATGGATGATTCTTACCCACGTCATAAACAACTGTTTGGATTTCTTCTGCCGTTGCTGTTGCGGCCAACTGCTCCAAACGTGTTCTTAAATCAGCCAACGCTTTTTTCTCCATCTCGGTGGGTTCCCGGTATTCCTTCTCCGGCAAAACGCGATCATGATAATAGGCAATCGCATGTTTAATCAGTTTATCAAGAAACGGCAATTTTTCCGGTGTTGCATCAGGCTGATAACGGGTGACAAATCCCCATAAAATTGAGGGATCTTCTGCATTACACACACTCGCCAAGTTTAAAAGGATTGAAAAGCTTAAGCTACTTTCTGCCTTGGGTGGGTTACCATTGTGAATATGCCAGATGGGATTATCCACCTTTTGAACCAACTCTTGCTCATCAAACTTGCTTAAATAAGTCAAGTAATCATCCATGTGACGCGGAATCACATCGAAATAAAGACGCTTTGCCTTGCGGGGAGCTTGAAACATATAATAGGCCAAACTGACATCGGGGGCGTAGGTAAGCCATTCATCAATTGTCAGACCATTCCCTTTTGATTTGGAAATTTTTTGTCCCTGTTCATCTAAAAATAGTTCGTACGTAAAGTTTTCCGGAGGGCGTCCCCCAATAATACGGCAAATTTGTGTCGACAATTTGACGGAATCAATCAAATCTTTACCCGACATTTCATAATCCACATCAAAGGCACGCCAACGCATACCCCAGTCTGCCTTCCATTGCAACTTACAATGCCCTCCTGTAACAGGAATCTCAATAAGCTCACCAGACGCATCATCACGGTAAGTAATGGTCGCGGCCTCTATATCGCGGCTAACAATTGGAACTTGTAAAACGCGACCGGTGGTTGGACAAATCGGTAAGAAAGGGCTATAGCTTTGACGACGCTCTTCGCGTAAAGACGGCAACATAACAGCCATTACCTCGTCATAATGGGTAAGGACAAGCTTTAAATACTCATCAAATCGGCCACTTTTATACCAATCCGTTGAGCTTTGGAATTCATACTCAAAGCCAAAGGAATCCAAGAATCGACGCAACATGGCATTATTATGGTGACCAAAGCTTTCATACTGTTCAAAAGGATCAGGAACTTGTGTCAACGGCTTATTAAGGTATTGGCGCAACATCTCTTGATTAGGAACATTATCCGGTACTTTACGTAAACCGTCCATATCATCGGAAAAACAAAATAAACGTGTTGGAATATCACTCAAAATTTGAAATGCACGGCGAACCATGGTGGTACGCATCACTTCGCCAAAGGTGCCAATATGGGGCAAACCAGAGGGCCCATAGCCAGTCTCAAAGAGAACAAATCCTTTTGCTGGTGTCTTATGGCCAATCCGATGGAGAATCCGTTTAGCCTCTTCAAATGGCCAAGATTTTGCCTTATCAGCTAATAAACGAAGATCTGAATCAATTTGGTCTGCGACTGCCTGCATCAAAATACTCTTAATAAGTGAATAACATAATCCGTAACGTAATGCTTTTACTTAACAAAAGCAAGGATTATGCATTATCACAGACCATCTGTTTTCTCCCACCAAAATGTAGCATTATCCACCCCACAACAAAGCAAAGGGGGATCGTCATCATGGCAGTTTGATAGGCCTCTGTACCATAATAACGGCTGCCATCATCATTCAATTGTCCTTGCCAAACCATATCTAATAGAACGCCCAATAATGGCTGAAAAATAATGCCACTCATCATAACAATCGCATTCGTAAACCCAACGGCAGTTCCACTAAGACGATTGGGTACATTTTCTTTAATCGCAGCAAAACACATCACCTGCCCCGCGTTTGTCATACCTGCTAAAAAGAGCACCAATAACATAAAATTATAAGTAATGCTGTCAAACCGGACAGCTGCCATAAATAGCCCCGCCGTTGCAAGGGATGAAAGTCCCATAACACGCACAGGATTATTTAAATAATTAGATAAACGCGCTGCCAGAGGACTGCCCACAGCAATCCCCAGATAAACCATAATACTGGCCCGAGAAGCAATTTCATTAGAAATCTGATATTTTTCCATTAAAAAAGGAACAGCCCACAGTTCACAAAAGGCAGAAATGGGAATATACATTAACCCACCAACGGCAGCCACAATCCAATTAAACGGATCACGCGCCACCCGCCCTAAACCTTGACTAAGCGATTCTTCCGATTCTGTTGAATCCTGCTGTTTATCCCGCATAACCATCCAACAAATTATGGCAAGCACTACACCAGCCATTGCCGCTAGCAAGGTGGCTTGACGCCAGCCAAAAGAATTGCTTAGAACCGCAAAAGGGGGGCCACTGACCATACCGCCCACAGTTCCCATCATATTGGTGAGACCAGCGATCATGGCGAATTGGGCCGGCACAAACCATTCCGATCCAATTTTCAAACAACTTAAAAAGGCACAAGCAGAGCCTGCCCCAATTAGGAAACGACCAATTTGAGCCCCCCATAACGAATCACTGTAGGCAAAAAGAATGCTACCGATGACACAGAGTAATGTTGAATAAGTGACAACCCGACGCGGGCCTAATCGATCGACGATCACGCCGCACGGAATTTGGAGAGCAACATAGGAATAATAGTAAAAGGAGCTTAAAACTCCTAATGCTGTGGAAGCAACCCCCAAATCAGACATCAAATCTTTGGCAATAACACCAGGGGAGGCTCTCAAGATCATTTCATATAAATAAAATAACCCTGCACAGCCCCAAATAAGCCATGGGCGCAATTTCATAAGCACTCCTCTGTGGGATTGGCAAGCTGTGCCGGGAATGTTTCTTTAACAAACAGCATCACAATCCACGCTGCAATCATACAGATCGGAATTGTAACCATCGCTTGCTGATAATCACCTATACTATACATAGGCGTTCCATCAGGATTTACAAGACCATCCCAGGCCAAGTCAATAATTATTCCAAGCAGGGGTTGAAAAATTATACCGCTGACCATCACAAAAGCATTCGTAAAACCAATCGTTGTCGCGCTATAGGCAGGATTATTAATCTCTTTTGCAGCAGCAAAATATAAAATCTGTCCCCCACAAACTAACCCGGCAACAAACAATAAAGCAAAAGTCATTTCTAAAGGTAAGTTGGGAATATAGATAACAGCAACAAATGGCGGAATCGTCAATAAGGCAGACCATGACATCACTTTTATCCGACTTTTAAGTCGATCAGAAATAGCCGCAAACAAAGGACATCCCAATGCCATTCCCACAAAAACCATGGCACTCGATAATGAGGCTTTTTCGCTTGAAATATTGTAAAGGCGCATTAAGTAAGGTGTTCCCCATAATTCCGCAAATGCTGATAAAGGCACGTACATCAGTCCCCCATAAATCCCAATCAACCAGTTCTGGGGATTTTTTACAACGGAATTGAGCCCTTCAAGCAATCCTATATTTTTTGTTTGCGTGTTATTTTGCTGAACTGGATCCTTAATAATTAACCAGCAGGCAGCCGCAACGGCGACACCACAGACGGCCATAATCAACATGGCGGGCCGCCATCCATAGCTACTGATCAAAATAGCAAAAGGTGCACCCCCGAAAAGCCCCCCGAGCGTTCCCATCATCATGGTAATACCGGCCACGAGGGCGAACCGTTCGGGCTTCAACCATAAGGAGGCAACTTTCATGGTACTGAGGTAAGCACAGGCCGATCCTGCCCCCATCAAAAATCGTGCCCATTGAGCCACTTCGATCGTTTGGGCATAACTAAACATCACACTTCCCAGCGTACATAGGACGGCCGAAAAAGTTATCACCCGTCTGGCACCCAGCCAATCAACAATAACACCACAGGGAATTTGCAAGGGAACATAAGCATAATAGTAGTAAGAGGCTAAAATCCCAATGGCAGTCGAGGTAGCTGAAAAATCAAGAGCCATCTCATTGGTCATCACACTGGGAGAAACGCGTAAAACGTATTCATATAAGTAAAATAATGCCGCACAGCCCCAGATAATCCAGCCATAGCCTGAGCCCGCAAGAAAAGACTTGCTGAGGAAGGGGCGCTGTTCGGATTGAGATACTGTGACTTGCATAATAAAATCTCACTTCAAAATTAAGGGTTAAAAAAAGATACAAATTACATCTATGCCTTATATTATAAAGGCAATTCAAGAAAAAAATAGCAAAAATACAAAAATTAAGAAATAATATTATAGTCTATATAGTGTATTTTGTATTTTTGTTACGCAATTATTTTAATTAAGGATTTCTTACGAAAAGGGCAACCGCCTTAAATCAACGAGAATGAAGAGTATGCAATTACTTTGCATCCATAAAACAATTGTTATTAAGATGTGTTTAGCCATTTAAAGGATGTTAAATGAAAAACACAATTATTTATCTCATTGGATTTGCTGGAACAGGAAAATTTACGATAGCCCAGGAAATTGCAAAGCTTACTAATAGTAAAGTGGTGGACAACCATTTAATTAATAACCCTATTTTAAGTGTGATTGACGCGGAACAAGATACCACTTTATCCGATCGTGCCTGGCAAAAAATTGAGGAAATACGACAAATTGTTTTGGATACAATCGAAACCATAGCAGCACCCAATGCAAGTTTTATTTTTACAAATGAGCTGATTGAGGGGCGGGTTGCAGACAAACAAATATTTTCTAAAATTGCCGAGCTTGCCAAACGACGGCAAAGTACTTTTTTGCCTGTTCGATTAGAATGCTCTGAAGAAGAACTTTGTCGACGAGTCCTCTTTGAGAATAGGAAAGAACGGTTGAAAGATACGAACCCCAAAAATGCTCAAGAAAAGTATAAAAATCTCACAGTGTTAAAACCCACCGCCTGCACCTCTTTAACATTAGATGTAACACATCTGTCGGCCGAGCAAACCGCCCGCATCATCCTGGACCACCTTAACTTTTCAAATAAACAACCTCTTTAATAGTATTGGGTTT is a genomic window of Candidatus Paracaedibacter acanthamoebae containing:
- the rplI gene encoding 50S ribosomal protein L9, whose protein sequence is MQIILLQRVEKLGQMGDVVEVSNGYARNFLLPQKKALRASKANLDLFQNQKTHLEAENLKRRDEAEAVAKKMDNVSITMIRQASETGHLYGSVRNADIADMLKVNGYGIARGQVHLDTPIKNLGIHKARVVLHPEVSIYVSIVVSRSEEEAAVEIKKAKISNSNSTEEAVAAEA
- a CDS encoding flagellar hook assembly protein FlgD codes for the protein MVTAANVPLIPSGMGRTEAELKSKTAAKEVTKDRSVLTKMLDKSRDEQYNVFMKMFLAQVKNQNPDNPMSTHEMTQSVMSFFSAAEQAQTNKLLKQGNDMRMKEQMATAKSYLNKDIVYEGNVVRFEGDAEEIQLMMPAEVKEAELVILDANQKQVKTIPLSIEPGKQTKTWDGTSDANAETKVAPGIYYTLVRAHNIREKNMEIPTILKGRVRQISYQEENGEFLLLVKDDIGVEVDDLISVRKPVSEEFVGLRKNMQEQIRQYEELTNILKGQFQSDASSFANSIPEYIG
- a CDS encoding flagellar hook protein FlgE, with protein sequence MAGLNSGMNACVSGLKGVSQRVNCHSQNLASAGAYAAKSRAAFLSVVNTGKSLDTFVPAGISATNQHFITTVGSPVASNVPTHMALDGQGFFIVNNKADDANPGQTAFSRVGTFAEDDNGDFCNHVGEFLKVFYVNPDGTPIAPNTSDINSLQTASSAGLSGNPVASTSADIKGVLSATAVLNDAKQMTMSLYDSLGIQHNVNINFTKTANPREWNVTVTSPDATTIGAPYSTVAPSTGMLIEFDTNGNPALINGAAGPAPALALTWTSGAANSTIAMNFGAIGSTTGMRAVGDNKSYDFPPPIVDGRGAGKYQQTTIDKEGYMWATYDNGFTQRYARIPLATFPDATKLSEKTGGSFLISPDSGPAQLSFANEGRAGGILSANLEESTIDTAEVFTDLIVDQQRYTSNLRGISTIEEMLKSLERAFG
- the metG gene encoding methionine--tRNA ligase, with the protein product MTKKHLITSALPYINGVKHLGNLVGSMLPGDVYARYLRQQGEEVLYICGTDEHGTPAEIAAEAAGKDVAAYCEDMYTIQKDIYERFGISFDYFGRSSMPANHKLTQELFLQMRDNNYIEEREILQYYSHADHRFLPDRYVEGTCPSCGYTKARGDQCDGCGRLLEPTDLKDPYSAISGSKDIELQSTKHIFLLLDKLTEPLEAWVATRPEWPDGVKGIAKKWLKEGLQPRCITRDLKWGVPVPLDGYDNKVFYVWFDAPNGYISITQDWAASIGQPDAWKAWWQDLEAVHYVQFMAKDNVPFHSIFWPAMLMATGQPWKQVDYIKGVNWLTYDKGKFSTSQKRGVFTDVALELYPADYWRYYLMANCPESDDADFTFAHFAAIINKDLADILGNFANRSFSLIHKYFEGRLPVVLDQSSLDQGLLTKVSTMVADYQKSLSDMKFRQACAQLRGLWVLANEYITVNEPWKTAKTDLLQAGVCLSHCIYLLRLFAILGHSLMPTVSLKILALLNDPLTESEGSTAFAAGLEFTAYKAGHLLADPVRLFEKIEDDRVAELTAQYDGH
- a CDS encoding flagellar hook-length control protein FliK; its protein translation is MAISETSSVKATASKQIKPQTNELMESIKTATLKDTKASFHNLLNNISMKAANQFEERSQMQAQLKNPVKTKDFETADVNRSLKFEKKSTSAEVRDNSLSNDSSDKSDLKTTAPDSQELLNDQQYQGLPLTSTSSTQENQLVKSTSERSVFLTTQDLEIQNWIKDGRVTIEKLSASSRLEQNLPLSSEVMSQLSEFNSPSRLDQGSMSSFYEEVMTNQLMVDSSIQTEADKETKVLNMNLEKTSGDDHPTSASRSNTAQPVTQVMAVAAPLSQDSETATSSFKGKSPNTVMAGQSVEGGAQGRRGGSVQKAATLTTLDKLAALNQIKDQLRQSLRKGETHLNIQLKPNELGKVEIKLDISREGVVSALFKAENRETLEVLNRHSQDFQNLFKDAGLQADSQGMNFSMSQQQQQHETFESNVKVPPIKVSQDSEIEMVSAVPRRPSLASSSVDISV
- a CDS encoding SIMPL domain-containing protein — its product is MAENKNFSGILSQLGLGVALGVATIACTAIVAKTYVKVKESQNSIQVKGYAEKRITSENAVWEGGINASNVDLIEAYKQLDQVKARTLELFKAEGYDPKQIKLGSINRFEVRKKSPDGHYELNEIERYNVSQNIEIASDDVQKLASLPSKMNELNLQGFDVTSGYVRFYYPSAKLDQLKVSLLAEASKSARERADQFALNSGNQISRLLNARQGVFQVTAPNSSDISDYGTYDTSSIEKVVKIVVTMTYGVE